Proteins encoded in a region of the Scyliorhinus canicula chromosome 2, sScyCan1.1, whole genome shotgun sequence genome:
- the atp6v1d gene encoding V-type proton ATPase subunit D: MSGKERIEVFPSRMAQTIMKARLKGAQTGRNLLKKKSDALTLRFRQILKKIIETKTLMGEVMREAAFSLAEAKFTAGDFSTTVIQNVNKAQVKVRAKRDNVAGVILPVFEHYQEGGDSYELTGLARGGEQLAKLKRNYAKAVELLVELASLQTSFVTLDEAIKITNRRVNAIEHVIIPRIERTLSYIITELDEREREEFYRLKKIQEKKKQLKEKKEKELEGRRLKHAIAPANLLEEEKDEDLLFD; the protein is encoded by the exons ATGTCAGGGAAAGAAAGGATTGAGGTCTTCCCTTCGCGGAT GGCACAAACTATAATGAAGGCCCGTTTGAAAGGTGCCCAGACTGGTCGCAACCTACTGAAGAAAAAGTCTGATGCCCTTACACTGCGCTTCAGACAAATCCTGAAAAAGATTATAGAG ACTAAGACACTGATGGGTGAAGTCATGAGGGAGGCAGCCTTTTCCTTAGCTGAAGCCAAGTTCACTGCTGGAGACTTCAG CACTACGGTGATCCAGAATGTGAACAAGGCACAAGTTAAGGTCCGAGCTAAAAGAGACAATGTAGCAG GTGTTATACTACCAGTGTTTGAACATTACCAGGAAGGAGGAGATA GTTATGAGCTTACTGGCTTGGCCAGAGGTGGAGAACAGCTGGCTAAACTCAAGCGGAATTATGCAAAAGCAGTGGAGCTCCTGGTTGAGCTGGCGTCATTGCAG ACTTCTTTTGTGACACTGGATGAAGCCATTAAAATTACCAATAGGCGTGTAAATGCAATTGAACATG TGATAATTCCTCGGATTGAGCGCACATTGTCCTATATCATAACGGAGTTGGATGAACGAGAAAGGGAGGAATTTTACAG GTTGAAAAAGATTCAGGAAAAGAAAAAGCAATtgaaagagaagaaagaaaaagaactGGAGGGTCGGAGATTAAAACATGCCATTGCACCAGCCAACCTGCTTGAAGAAGAAAAGGATGAGGACCTGTTGTTTGACTAA